From Brassica oleracea var. oleracea cultivar TO1000 chromosome C3, BOL, whole genome shotgun sequence, a single genomic window includes:
- the LOC106335898 gene encoding uncharacterized protein LOC106335898 isoform X1, translating into MDNNFHNYHQWRQGPTQPNMCPVCTAPHFPFCQPSSFPHNPNFPPHFNPPRPGFDSFVGPPARPQNHYPLGDPRPWQGHHGNQWRPVSDHRGAADCDREADRSYKRARIDAIGGGSPGYQISWENERRLKMVRDHGYGLTAAPYPGNLDVSSVEMNHQYRNGGQFNGVAPPPPHHPPPYGGYFGGPNGQPPLPASPPPPLPPSHPSSMFATSSAMAPPSASYPQMPNASPSLAPTQSKVIDVSYLLKPPHRSTRPDHFVIILRGLPGSGKSYLAKLLRDIEVENGGSAPRIHSMDDYFMTEVDKVEESDSASSNSGRSKRPIVKKVMEYCYEPEMEEAYRSSMLKAFKKTLEDGAFSFVIVDDRNLRVPDFAQFWATAKRSGYEAYILEATYKDPTGCAARNVHGITLDQVQQMAERWEEAPSLYMQLDIKSLKRWDDLKESGIEEVDMDMEDDFALPERKSDNHTQSERKGATEVSYINERKWEEEPSSHTEVKELSKSKWSNVEEDDETEKSQSTRRNSKSLSKSSQERLTKGKTVWWGDKGGDAGFSIGARNMNMPSLVIGPGSGYNLKSNPLSEAESRALADAIGKAKVRGIFQDQLRAERESFKAVFDKRHGTSYNSKDE; encoded by the exons ATGGATAATAACTTCCACAACTATCATCAATGGCGTCAAGGACCAACACAGCCAAACATGTGCCCCGTTTGCACGGCGCCGCACTTCCCTTTCTGCCAACCCTCTTCTTTCCCGCACAACCCTAACTTCCCTCCTCACTTCAATCCGCCACGTCCTGGGTTCGACTCGTTCGTGGGACCGCCGGCTCGACCGCAAAATCACTATCCGCTCGGTGATCCAAGGCCGTGGCAAGGTCACCACGGAAATCAATGGAGGCCGGTTTCTGATCATCGTGGTGCTGCTGATTGCGACAGGGAAGCTGATCGGAGCTATAAGAGAGCTCGGATTGATGCGATCGGAGGCGGTTCTCCTGGTTATCAGATCTCCTGGGAGAACGAGCGGCGGTTGAAGATGGTAAGGGATCATGGTTACGGTTTAACCGCCGCGCCGTATCCGGGAAACCTAGATGTTTCCAGTGTTGAGATGAATCATCAGTATAGGAATGGAGGTCAATTTAACGGTGTAGCTCCTCCTCCGCCTCATCATCCGCCGCCGTACGGAGGCTATTTCGGTGGTCCTAATGGTCAGCCTCCGCTTCCTGCTTCGCCACCACCGCCTTTGCCTCCATCTCATCCTTCTTCCATGTTTGCTACTTCGTCTGCGATGGCCCCTCCGTCTGCATCGTATCCTCAGATGCCAAACGCTTCG CCTTCTTTAGCACCAACTCAGTCTAAAGTGATTGATGTGTCTTATTTGCTGAAGCCTCCTCATCGATCCACACGTCCTGATCATTTTGTAATTATCCTCCGAGGACTACCAG GTAGTGGGAAGAGTTATTTAGCCAAGTTGTTGCGTGACATCGAGGTCGAAAATGGCGGTAGTGCTCCACGAATCCATTCTATGGATGATTACTTCATGACTGAAGTTGACAAG GTTGAGGAGAGTGATTCGGCTTCTTCAAACTCTGGTAGAAGCAAGAGACCTATTGTAAAGAAGGTCATGGAATACTGCTACGAACCTGAGATGGAAGAG GCGTATCGTTCAAGCATGCTGAAAGCTTTTAAGAAGACTCTTGAAGATGGGGCTTTCAGCTTTGTGATCG TGGATGACCGTAATCTGCGGGTACCTGATTTTGCTCAGTTTTGGGCAACAGCAAAG AGATCTGGATATGAGGCTTACATATTGGAAGCAACATACAAGGACCCAACT GGATGCGCAGCAAGAAACGTACATGGTATCACACTGGATCAAGTACAGCAGATGGCAGAACGGTGGGAAGAAGCTCCATCGTTGTACATGCAACTGGATATCAAG TCTTTGAAGCGATGGGATGACCTTAAGGAGAGTGGAATAGAGGAG GTGGACATGGACATGGAAGATGACTTTGCACTGCCAGAAAGAAAATCCGATAACCACACCCAGTCAGAAAGAAAGGGTGCAACAGAAG TGTCTTACATAAACGAGAGGAAATGGGAAGAAGAACCCAGCTCCCATACAGAAGTAAAAGAACTAAGTAAAAGTAAATGGTCAAATGTGGAGGAAGACGATGAAACAGAGAAATCTCAAAGTACAAGAAGAAACTCAAAATCACTTTCCAAGTCAAGCCAAGAACGCTTGACGAAAGGTAAAACTGTTTGGTGGGGTGATAAG GGAGGAGATGCAGGGTTTTCAATTGGTGCAAGGAATATGAACATGCCTTCTTTAGTGATAGGTCCCGGATCAGGATATAACTTG AAATCGAATCCGCTATCGGAAGCAGAGAGCCGTGCACTCGCTGATGCAATTGGAAAAGCAAAGGTAAGAGGAATCTTCCAAGATCAGCTAAGAGCAGAACGCGAGTCTTTCAAAGCTGTTTTTGACAAGAGACATGGTACATCTTACAATTCAAAGGACGAGTAA
- the LOC106335898 gene encoding uncharacterized protein LOC106335898 isoform X2: protein MDNNFHNYHQWRQGPTQPNMCPVCTAPHFPFCQPSSFPHNPNFPPHFNPPRPGFDSFVGPPARPQNHYPLGDPRPWQGHHGNQWRPVSDHRGAADCDREADRSYKRARIDAIGGGSPGYQISWENERRLKMVRDHGYGLTAAPYPGNLDVSSVEMNHQYRNGGQFNGVAPPPPHHPPPYGGYFGGPNGQPPLPASPPPPLPPSHPSSMFATSSAMAPPSASYPQMPNASPPHRSTRPDHFVIILRGLPGSGKSYLAKLLRDIEVENGGSAPRIHSMDDYFMTEVDKVEESDSASSNSGRSKRPIVKKVMEYCYEPEMEEAYRSSMLKAFKKTLEDGAFSFVIVDDRNLRVPDFAQFWATAKRSGYEAYILEATYKDPTGCAARNVHGITLDQVQQMAERWEEAPSLYMQLDIKSLKRWDDLKESGIEEVDMDMEDDFALPERKSDNHTQSERKGATEVSYINERKWEEEPSSHTEVKELSKSKWSNVEEDDETEKSQSTRRNSKSLSKSSQERLTKGKTVWWGDKGGDAGFSIGARNMNMPSLVIGPGSGYNLKSNPLSEAESRALADAIGKAKVRGIFQDQLRAERESFKAVFDKRHGTSYNSKDE from the exons ATGGATAATAACTTCCACAACTATCATCAATGGCGTCAAGGACCAACACAGCCAAACATGTGCCCCGTTTGCACGGCGCCGCACTTCCCTTTCTGCCAACCCTCTTCTTTCCCGCACAACCCTAACTTCCCTCCTCACTTCAATCCGCCACGTCCTGGGTTCGACTCGTTCGTGGGACCGCCGGCTCGACCGCAAAATCACTATCCGCTCGGTGATCCAAGGCCGTGGCAAGGTCACCACGGAAATCAATGGAGGCCGGTTTCTGATCATCGTGGTGCTGCTGATTGCGACAGGGAAGCTGATCGGAGCTATAAGAGAGCTCGGATTGATGCGATCGGAGGCGGTTCTCCTGGTTATCAGATCTCCTGGGAGAACGAGCGGCGGTTGAAGATGGTAAGGGATCATGGTTACGGTTTAACCGCCGCGCCGTATCCGGGAAACCTAGATGTTTCCAGTGTTGAGATGAATCATCAGTATAGGAATGGAGGTCAATTTAACGGTGTAGCTCCTCCTCCGCCTCATCATCCGCCGCCGTACGGAGGCTATTTCGGTGGTCCTAATGGTCAGCCTCCGCTTCCTGCTTCGCCACCACCGCCTTTGCCTCCATCTCATCCTTCTTCCATGTTTGCTACTTCGTCTGCGATGGCCCCTCCGTCTGCATCGTATCCTCAGATGCCAAACGCTTCG CCTCCTCATCGATCCACACGTCCTGATCATTTTGTAATTATCCTCCGAGGACTACCAG GTAGTGGGAAGAGTTATTTAGCCAAGTTGTTGCGTGACATCGAGGTCGAAAATGGCGGTAGTGCTCCACGAATCCATTCTATGGATGATTACTTCATGACTGAAGTTGACAAG GTTGAGGAGAGTGATTCGGCTTCTTCAAACTCTGGTAGAAGCAAGAGACCTATTGTAAAGAAGGTCATGGAATACTGCTACGAACCTGAGATGGAAGAG GCGTATCGTTCAAGCATGCTGAAAGCTTTTAAGAAGACTCTTGAAGATGGGGCTTTCAGCTTTGTGATCG TGGATGACCGTAATCTGCGGGTACCTGATTTTGCTCAGTTTTGGGCAACAGCAAAG AGATCTGGATATGAGGCTTACATATTGGAAGCAACATACAAGGACCCAACT GGATGCGCAGCAAGAAACGTACATGGTATCACACTGGATCAAGTACAGCAGATGGCAGAACGGTGGGAAGAAGCTCCATCGTTGTACATGCAACTGGATATCAAG TCTTTGAAGCGATGGGATGACCTTAAGGAGAGTGGAATAGAGGAG GTGGACATGGACATGGAAGATGACTTTGCACTGCCAGAAAGAAAATCCGATAACCACACCCAGTCAGAAAGAAAGGGTGCAACAGAAG TGTCTTACATAAACGAGAGGAAATGGGAAGAAGAACCCAGCTCCCATACAGAAGTAAAAGAACTAAGTAAAAGTAAATGGTCAAATGTGGAGGAAGACGATGAAACAGAGAAATCTCAAAGTACAAGAAGAAACTCAAAATCACTTTCCAAGTCAAGCCAAGAACGCTTGACGAAAGGTAAAACTGTTTGGTGGGGTGATAAG GGAGGAGATGCAGGGTTTTCAATTGGTGCAAGGAATATGAACATGCCTTCTTTAGTGATAGGTCCCGGATCAGGATATAACTTG AAATCGAATCCGCTATCGGAAGCAGAGAGCCGTGCACTCGCTGATGCAATTGGAAAAGCAAAGGTAAGAGGAATCTTCCAAGATCAGCTAAGAGCAGAACGCGAGTCTTTCAAAGCTGTTTTTGACAAGAGACATGGTACATCTTACAATTCAAAGGACGAGTAA
- the LOC106331526 gene encoding uncharacterized protein LOC106331526 has translation MQTSRLLSLSSNSPSFGSFSSAVDLASIAARVVEEFRDQEQRSDSHSDNNDDDDDNNFEFAFDCPSRRCSHPVATADEIFCNGQIRPSNPYSGGTENPPVDGKSGGESQPSPSPRRRRPALRKLMSEERDPTSNSSSEETDDDLSGVPPETYCVWTPKHSRDEDLQRLSSSPSHSKIKSHSAGFSKRWKLRNLLYVRSSSEGNDKLVFPAPVKKGDETASSDQEEQLSKSKVVVGEEEKESEETKRQPFVPYRKDMMGIIKNVNGLSRHLRPF, from the coding sequence ATGCAGACGAGCCGTTTACTCTCCCTTTCCTCCAACTCACCGAGCTTCGGCAGTTTCTCTTCCGCCGTAGACCTCGCCTCAATCGCCGCTCGAGTCGTGGAGGAGTTCAGAGACCAGGAGCAACGATCAGACTCCCACAGCGACAACAACGACGACGACGATGATAATAATTTCGAGTTCGCCTTCGACTGTCCTAGCCGCAGGTGCTCTCATCCCGTCGCTACTGCCGACGAGATTTTCTGTAACGGTCAGATCCGTCCGTCGAATCCTTACAGTGGTGGAACTGAGAATCCTCCGGTTGACGGAAAAAGCGGAGGAGAATCTCAACCGTCGCCTTCACCGAGACGTCGTCGTCCTGCGCTTAGAAAGTTGATGAGCGAAGAGCGAGATCCGACGTCGAATTCTTCGTCTGAGGAGACCGATGATGATCTATCCGGAGTTCCACCGGAGACTTACTGCGTTTGGACACCGAAACATTCGAGGGACGAAGATCTCCAACGACTCTCGTCTTCTCCATCGCATAGCAAGATCAAAAGCCACTCCGCGGGATTCTCGAAACGATGGAAGCTAAGGAATCTTCTCTACGTGAGAAGCAGCAGCGAAGGGAACGACAAGCTCGTGTTTCCGGCGCCAGTTAAGAAGGGAGATGAAACTGCTAGCTCCGATCAAGAAGAACAGCTGTCGAAGTCGAAGGTTGTGGTCGGAGAGGAAGAAAAGGAAAGCGAGGAGACGAAACGACAGCCGTTTGTGCCGTATAGAAAGGATATGATGGGGATAATAAAAAATGTTAATGGGCTTAGTCGTCATTTACGTCCTTTTTAA
- the LOC106333848 gene encoding protein PXR1, whose translation MGETEEKEVKKNHGDKEEEHNKAEKADKKEKKKDKDKKDKNEDDKKGGGEEGEDQEKKSKKKDKKTKKEKNPEDKKDPEKLKMKLQKIEEKIQAMVLKKDEIVKLIHDAEQAKASAVATDAPPPTN comes from the coding sequence ATGGGAGAAACAGAAGAGAAAGAAGTCAAGAAGAATCATGGTGATAAAGAAGAGGAACACAACAAGGCTGAGAAGGCAGATAAGAAGGAGAAGAAGAAGGATAAAGATAAGAAGGATAAGAACGAGGACGATAAAAAAGGTGGAGGAGAAGAAGGTGAAGATCAAGAGAAGAAGAGCAAGAAGAAAGATAAGAAGACGAAGAAAGAGAAGAACCCTGAAGATAAGAAAGATCCAGAGAAGTTGAAGATGAAACTTCAGAAGATTGAAGAAAAGATTCAAGCTATGGTCTTAAAAAAAGATGAGATCGTGAAGCTTATTCATGATGCTGAGCAAGCTAAAGCTAGTGCAGTGGCAACAGATGCACCACCACCAACTAATTAA
- the LOC106328128 gene encoding protein NRT1/ PTR FAMILY 4.7 produces MIMSLEIQQMDEANRLSVWNGYVDWRNRPALRGYHGGMLAASFVLVVEVLENLAFLANASNLVLYLSTKMGFSPSGAANAVTAFMGTAFFLALLGGFLADAFFTTFHIYLVSAAIEFLGLLVLTVQAHEHSTEPWARVVLYVGLYLVALGVGGIKGSLPPHGAEQFDETTPSGRRQRSFFFNYFIFSLSCGALIAVTVVVWLEDNKGWSYGFGVSTAAILISVPVFLAGSRFYRLKVPSGSPITTLFKVLTAALYAKYKKRTSRNVVTWHTRNECKDNIAKGNGERDGSFLDEAVRERDSLPRPLRCTEEQVKDVKIVIKTLPIFMSTIMLNCCLAQLSTFSIQQASTMNTKLGSLTVPPAALPVFPVVFTMILAPTYNHLLLPLARKTTKTETGVTHLQRIGTGLVLSVVAMAVAALVEAKRKLVVKEVTCCSRINASSYSSSPLPITFLWIALQYVFLGSADLFTLAGMMEFFFTEAPSTMRSLATSLSWTSLAMGYYLSSVLVSAVNFFTGLNQDTPWLLGKNLNEYHLERFYWLMCVLSGINFLNYLFWARRYAYRSNQS; encoded by the exons ATGATCATGTCTCTAGAGATTCAACAAATG GATGAAGCAAACCGGTTAAGCGTGTGGAATGGATACGTAGATTGGCGAAATAGACCAGCGTTGCGTGGCTACCATGGTGGTATGCTTGCTGCCTCATTTGTCTTGG TTGTGGAAGTTTTGGAGAACCTTGCGTTCTTGGCAAACGCGAGCAATCTAGTATTGTATCTGTCAACAAAGATGGGCTTTTCGCCGTCAGGAGCCGCAAACGCAGTAACTGCTTTCATGGGAACGGCGTTTTTCTTGGCCCTTCTTGGTGGATTTTTAGCAGATGCTTTCTTCACCACTTTCCATATCTATCTAGTCAGCGCCGCCATCGAATTCTTG GGCTTATTGGTACTAACGGTCCAAGCACACGAGCACTCCACGGAGCCATGGGCTCGTGTAGTTCTCTACGTGGGTCTATACTTAGTAGCTCTCGGTGTTGGAGGTATAAAAGGCTCGTTGCCACCTCACGGAGCGGAACAGTTTGACGAAACAACACCGAGTGGGAGGAGACAAAGATCCTTCTTCTTCAACTACTTCATTTTTAGCCTCTCGTGCGGTGCCTTAATAGCGGTCACGGTCGTGGTCTGGCTCGAAGACAACAAAGGCTGGTCTTATGGGTTCGGTGTTTCCACGGCCGCGATCTTGATCTCGGTTCCGGTTTTCTTGGCCGGTTCCCGCTTTTATCGCCTCAAGGTTCCTAGTGGAAGTCCCATCACGACTCTATTCAAGGTCTTAACCGCTGCTTTATACGCTAAGTATAAGAAAAGAACTTCAAGAAACGTAGTTACGTGGCATACAAGAAACGAATGCAAAGACAATATAGCCAAGGGAAATGGCGAGAGAGATGGATCGTTCCTCGATGAAGCTGTGAGAGAGCGTGACTCCTTACCTAGACCGCTCCGTTGCACGGAGGAACAAGTGAAAGATGTGAAGATAGTCATCAAGACACTACCAATTTTCATGTCTACCATTATGCTTAACTGCTGTCTAGCTCAGCTCTCGACGTTCTCTATCCAGCAAGCTTCGACCATGAATACGAAGCTCGGGTCATTAACCGTCCCACCTGCGGCATTGCCTGTATTCCCAGTCGTCTTCACAATGATCTTAGCTCCAACGTACAACCACCTCCTCCTCCCTCTCGCTAGAAAAACAACCAAAACCGAAACAGGCGTAACCCATCTCCAACGCATTGGAACAGGACTCGTCCTCTCTGTAGTCGCAATGGCGGTTGCAGCCTTGGTCGAAGCCAAACGCAAGCTTGTTGTTAAAGAAGTTACTTGCTGCTCAAGAATCAACGCATCTTCTTATTCTTCTTCGCCGCTTCCCATAACCTTTCTTTGGATAGCTTTGCAATATGTGTTTCTTGGATCAGCGGATCTCTTCACTTTAGCAGGTATGATGGAGTTTTTCTTCACCGAAGCTCCTTCAACGATGCGTTCCCTAGCGACCTCGCTCTCTTGGACGTCTCTTGCGATGGGATATTACTTGAGCTCTGTTCTCGTCTCGGCGGTTAATTTCTTCACGGGTTTGAACCAAGACACTCCATGGCTTTTGGGGAAGAATCTGAACGAGTACCACCTCGAGAGATTTTACTGGCTCATGTGTGTGCTTAGTGGGATTAATTTCTTGAATTATCTCTTTTGGGCTAGGCGTTATGCGTACCGGTCCAACCAAAGCTAG
- the LOC106328615 gene encoding hypersensitive-induced response protein 1: MGNLCCCVQVDQSTVAIKETFGKFEDVLEPGCHFLPWCLGQQVAGYLSLRLQQLDVRCETKTKDNVFVNVVASIQYRALANNANDAFYKLSNTRSQIQAYVFDVIRASVPKLILDDVFEQKNEIAKAVEEELEKAMSAYGFEIVQTLIVDIEPDEHVKRAMNEINAAARMRLAANEKAEAEKILQIKRAEGEAEAKYLSGLGIARQRQAIVDGLRDSVLGFSVNVPGTTAKDVMDMVLVTQYFDTMKEIGASSKSSAVFIPHGPGAVRDVATQIRDGLLQGSFADQS, from the exons ATGGGGAACTTATGTTGCTGTGTACAAGTGGACCAATCAACGGTGGCGATCAAAGAAACGTTTGGGAAGTTCGAAGATGTTCTTGAGCCTGGTTGCCATTTTCTCCCTTGGTGTCTTGGTCAGCAAGTCGCTGGTTACCTCTCTCTCAGGCTTCAGCAGTTGGATGTTCGCTGCGAGACCAAGACAAAG GACAATGTGTTTGTTAACGTTGTTGCATCGATTCAATACCGTGCATTGGCTAATAATGCTAATGATGCCTTCTACAAGCTCAGTAACACAAGGAGCCAGATCCAAGCTTACGTCTTTGATG TTATCAGAGCAAGTGTCCCCAAGCTGATTCTGGATGACGTCTTTGAGCAGAAGAATGAAATTGCCAAAGCTGTTGAAGAGGAGCTCGAGAAG GCGATGTCTGCTTACGGTTTTGAGATTGTCCAAACTCTCATTGTTGACATCGAGCCTGACGAGCATGTCAAACGAGCCATGAACGAAATCAACGCTG CTGCAAGGATGAGGTTGGCTGCAAACGAAAAGGCTGAGGCTGAGAAAATCCTGCAGATCAAGCGAGCTGAAGGTGAAGCCGAGGCCAAGTACCTTTCTGGTCTTGGTATCGCCCGTCAGAGGCAAGCCATCGTTGACGGGTTACGCGACAGTGTCTTGGGCTTCTCTGTGAATGTTCCCGGGACAACTGCTAAAGATGTGATGGACATGGTGCTTGTTACGCAGTACTTCGACACCATGAAGGAGATTGGTGCCAGTTCCAAATCCTCTGCTGTGTTCATTCCCCACGGACCAGGAGCAGTACGCGATGTGGCTACTCAGATCAGAGATGGGCTCCTTCAAGGCTCCTTCGCAGACCAGTCTTGA
- the LOC106335898 gene encoding uncharacterized protein LOC106335898 isoform X3 gives MDNNFHNYHQWRQGPTQPNMCPVCTAPHFPFCQPSSFPHNPNFPPHFNPPRPGFDSFVGPPARPQNHYPLGDPRPWQGHHGNQWRPVSDHRGAADCDREADRSYKRARIDAIGGGSPGYQISWENERRLKMVRDHGYGLTAAPYPGNLDVSSVEMNHQYRNGGQFNGVAPPPPHHPPPYGGYFGGPNGQPPLPASPPPPLPPSHPSSMFATSSAMAPPSASYPQMPNASPSLAPTQSKVIDVSYLLKPPHRSTRPDHFVIILRGLPGSGKSYLAKLLRDIEVENGGSAPRIHSMDDYFMTEVDKVEESDSASSNSGRSKRPIVKKVMEYCYEPEMEEAYRSSMLKAFKKTLEDGAFSFVIVDDRNLRVPDFAQFWATAKRSGYEAYILEATYKDPTGCAARNVHGITLDQVQQMAERWEEAPSLYMQLDIKSLKRWDDLKESGIEEVDMDMEDDFALPERKSDNHTQSERKGATEVSYINERKWEEEPSSHTEVKELSKSKWSNVEEDDETEKSQSTRRNSKSLSKSSQERLTKGRRCRVFNWCKEYEHAFFSDRSRIRI, from the exons ATGGATAATAACTTCCACAACTATCATCAATGGCGTCAAGGACCAACACAGCCAAACATGTGCCCCGTTTGCACGGCGCCGCACTTCCCTTTCTGCCAACCCTCTTCTTTCCCGCACAACCCTAACTTCCCTCCTCACTTCAATCCGCCACGTCCTGGGTTCGACTCGTTCGTGGGACCGCCGGCTCGACCGCAAAATCACTATCCGCTCGGTGATCCAAGGCCGTGGCAAGGTCACCACGGAAATCAATGGAGGCCGGTTTCTGATCATCGTGGTGCTGCTGATTGCGACAGGGAAGCTGATCGGAGCTATAAGAGAGCTCGGATTGATGCGATCGGAGGCGGTTCTCCTGGTTATCAGATCTCCTGGGAGAACGAGCGGCGGTTGAAGATGGTAAGGGATCATGGTTACGGTTTAACCGCCGCGCCGTATCCGGGAAACCTAGATGTTTCCAGTGTTGAGATGAATCATCAGTATAGGAATGGAGGTCAATTTAACGGTGTAGCTCCTCCTCCGCCTCATCATCCGCCGCCGTACGGAGGCTATTTCGGTGGTCCTAATGGTCAGCCTCCGCTTCCTGCTTCGCCACCACCGCCTTTGCCTCCATCTCATCCTTCTTCCATGTTTGCTACTTCGTCTGCGATGGCCCCTCCGTCTGCATCGTATCCTCAGATGCCAAACGCTTCG CCTTCTTTAGCACCAACTCAGTCTAAAGTGATTGATGTGTCTTATTTGCTGAAGCCTCCTCATCGATCCACACGTCCTGATCATTTTGTAATTATCCTCCGAGGACTACCAG GTAGTGGGAAGAGTTATTTAGCCAAGTTGTTGCGTGACATCGAGGTCGAAAATGGCGGTAGTGCTCCACGAATCCATTCTATGGATGATTACTTCATGACTGAAGTTGACAAG GTTGAGGAGAGTGATTCGGCTTCTTCAAACTCTGGTAGAAGCAAGAGACCTATTGTAAAGAAGGTCATGGAATACTGCTACGAACCTGAGATGGAAGAG GCGTATCGTTCAAGCATGCTGAAAGCTTTTAAGAAGACTCTTGAAGATGGGGCTTTCAGCTTTGTGATCG TGGATGACCGTAATCTGCGGGTACCTGATTTTGCTCAGTTTTGGGCAACAGCAAAG AGATCTGGATATGAGGCTTACATATTGGAAGCAACATACAAGGACCCAACT GGATGCGCAGCAAGAAACGTACATGGTATCACACTGGATCAAGTACAGCAGATGGCAGAACGGTGGGAAGAAGCTCCATCGTTGTACATGCAACTGGATATCAAG TCTTTGAAGCGATGGGATGACCTTAAGGAGAGTGGAATAGAGGAG GTGGACATGGACATGGAAGATGACTTTGCACTGCCAGAAAGAAAATCCGATAACCACACCCAGTCAGAAAGAAAGGGTGCAACAGAAG TGTCTTACATAAACGAGAGGAAATGGGAAGAAGAACCCAGCTCCCATACAGAAGTAAAAGAACTAAGTAAAAGTAAATGGTCAAATGTGGAGGAAGACGATGAAACAGAGAAATCTCAAAGTACAAGAAGAAACTCAAAATCACTTTCCAAGTCAAGCCAAGAACGCTTGACGAAAG GGAGGAGATGCAGGGTTTTCAATTGGTGCAAGGAATATGAACATGCCTTCTTTAGTGATAGGTCCCGGATCAGGATATAA